One Hordeum vulgare subsp. vulgare chromosome 4H, MorexV3_pseudomolecules_assembly, whole genome shotgun sequence DNA window includes the following coding sequences:
- the LOC123447684 gene encoding GRF-interacting factor 1 isoform X1, with amino-acid sequence MCIFILRSVLHGPSRLISSAVQTAAVFLVPFIFSCSRDTMRVFPHHFLPLPQKSLPFSACFGQCRGAHDHASILGKYLDENKQLILAILDNQNNGKVEECARNQAKLQQNLMYLAAIADSQPPQTASLSQYPSNLMMQSGPRYMPQQSAQMMSPQSAQMMAARSSMMYAQQAMSPLQQQQQQQQQHQAAAHGQLGMSSGATTGFNLLHGEASMGGGGTGNSMMNPSVFSDYGRGGAKEGSTSLSADARGANSGAHSGDGEYLKGTDEEGS; translated from the exons ATGTGTATTTTTATATTGAGATCTGTTCTCCATGGTCCCTCACGCCTGATTTCATCTGCAGTTCAAACTGCTGCTGTCTTTCTTGTCCCCTTCATATTTTCTTGCTCGCGCGATACGATGAGAGTATTTCCACATCATTTCCTCCCCCTCCCgcaaaaatctttaccattttcagctTGTTTTGGTCAGTGCCGCGGCGCCCATGATCACGCCAGTATTCTCGGCAAG TACCTGGACGAGAACAAGCAGCTGATCCTGGCCATCCTCGACAACCAGAACAACGGCAAGGTGGAGGAGTGTGCACG GAACCAAGCTAAGCTCCAGCAGAACCTCATGTACCTCGCCGCCATCGCCGACAGCCAGCCTCCGCAGACGGCGTCGCTGTCTCAG TACCCGTCGAACCTGATGATGCAGTCCGGGCCGCGGTACATGCCGCAGCAGTCGGCGCAGATGATGTCGCCGCAGTCGGCGCAGATGATGGCGGCGCGGTCGTCGATGATGTACGCGCAGCAGGCCATGTCGCCgctccagcagcagcagcagcagcagcagcagcaccaggcGGCGGCGCACGGCCAGCTGGGGATGTCCTCCGGCGCGACCACCGGGTTCAACCTCCTCCACGGCGAGGCCAGCATGGGCGGCGGCGGCACCGGCAACAGCATGATGAACCCCAGCGTCTTCTCGGACTACGGCCGCGGCGGCGCCAAGGAGGGGTCGACCTCGCTGTCTGCCGACGCGCGCGGCGCCAACTCCGGCGCGCACAGCGGCGACGGGGAGTACCTCAAGGGCACCGACGAGGAAGGAAGCTAG
- the LOC123447684 gene encoding GRF-interacting factor 1 isoform X2, translated as MQQQHLMQMNQSMMGGYASSTTVTTDLIQQYLDENKQLILAILDNQNNGKVEECARNQAKLQQNLMYLAAIADSQPPQTASLSQYPSNLMMQSGPRYMPQQSAQMMSPQSAQMMAARSSMMYAQQAMSPLQQQQQQQQQHQAAAHGQLGMSSGATTGFNLLHGEASMGGGGTGNSMMNPSVFSDYGRGGAKEGSTSLSADARGANSGAHSGDGEYLKGTDEEGS; from the exons ATGCAGCAGCAACACCTGATGCAGATGAACCAGAGCATGATGGGGGGCTACGCTTCCTCTACCACTGTCACCACTGATCTCATTCAGCAG TACCTGGACGAGAACAAGCAGCTGATCCTGGCCATCCTCGACAACCAGAACAACGGCAAGGTGGAGGAGTGTGCACG GAACCAAGCTAAGCTCCAGCAGAACCTCATGTACCTCGCCGCCATCGCCGACAGCCAGCCTCCGCAGACGGCGTCGCTGTCTCAG TACCCGTCGAACCTGATGATGCAGTCCGGGCCGCGGTACATGCCGCAGCAGTCGGCGCAGATGATGTCGCCGCAGTCGGCGCAGATGATGGCGGCGCGGTCGTCGATGATGTACGCGCAGCAGGCCATGTCGCCgctccagcagcagcagcagcagcagcagcagcaccaggcGGCGGCGCACGGCCAGCTGGGGATGTCCTCCGGCGCGACCACCGGGTTCAACCTCCTCCACGGCGAGGCCAGCATGGGCGGCGGCGGCACCGGCAACAGCATGATGAACCCCAGCGTCTTCTCGGACTACGGCCGCGGCGGCGCCAAGGAGGGGTCGACCTCGCTGTCTGCCGACGCGCGCGGCGCCAACTCCGGCGCGCACAGCGGCGACGGGGAGTACCTCAAGGGCACCGACGAGGAAGGAAGCTAG